Proteins found in one Oryza glaberrima chromosome 4, OglaRS2, whole genome shotgun sequence genomic segment:
- the LOC127771531 gene encoding two-component response regulator ORR5 isoform X1 yields the protein MATCRSRGVERGGAPHVLAVDDSSVDRAVISGILRSSQFRVTAVDSGKRALELLGSVSLRHPLPFCCWLRKCGGVFCLRGRKRFFFFGSQEPNVSMIITDYWMPEMTGYELLKKVKESSRLKEIPVVIMSSENVSTRINRCLEEGAEDFLLKPVQPSDVSRLCSRVLR from the exons ATGGCCACCTGCAGGAGCCGTGGCGTCGAGAGGGGCGGCGCGCCGCACGTCCTCGCGGTGGACGACAGCTCCGTGGACCGCGCCGTCATCTCCGGCATCCTCCGGAGCTCTCAGTTCCGCG TGACGGCTGTGGACAGCGGGAAGAGGGCATTGGAGCTGCTAGGCTCGGTGAGTCTCCGGCATCCTCTGCCTTTTTGCTGTTGGTTACGCAAATGTGGAGGTGTGTTTTGCCTGCGAGGCCGtaaacgtttttttttctttggctcGCAGGAACCGAATGTGAGCATGATTATCACTGACTACTGGATGCCGGAGATGACCGGGTATGAACTCCTGAAGAAGGTCAAG GAGTCGTCCAGGCTGAAGGAGATCCCTGTGGTGATCATGTCCTCGGAGAACGTCTCTACAAGGATCAACAG GTGCTTGGAGGAAGGAGCGGAGGATTTCTTGCTGAAGCCCGTGCAGCCGTCGGACGTGTCGCGGCTGTGCAGCCGCGTCCTCCGGTGA
- the LOC127771531 gene encoding two-component response regulator ORR5 isoform X2: MATCRSRGVERGGAPHVLAVDDSSVDRAVISGILRSSQFRVTAVDSGKRALELLGSEPNVSMIITDYWMPEMTGYELLKKVKESSRLKEIPVVIMSSENVSTRINRCLEEGAEDFLLKPVQPSDVSRLCSRVLR, translated from the exons ATGGCCACCTGCAGGAGCCGTGGCGTCGAGAGGGGCGGCGCGCCGCACGTCCTCGCGGTGGACGACAGCTCCGTGGACCGCGCCGTCATCTCCGGCATCCTCCGGAGCTCTCAGTTCCGCG TGACGGCTGTGGACAGCGGGAAGAGGGCATTGGAGCTGCTAGGCTCG GAACCGAATGTGAGCATGATTATCACTGACTACTGGATGCCGGAGATGACCGGGTATGAACTCCTGAAGAAGGTCAAG GAGTCGTCCAGGCTGAAGGAGATCCCTGTGGTGATCATGTCCTCGGAGAACGTCTCTACAAGGATCAACAG GTGCTTGGAGGAAGGAGCGGAGGATTTCTTGCTGAAGCCCGTGCAGCCGTCGGACGTGTCGCGGCTGTGCAGCCGCGTCCTCCGGTGA
- the LOC127771079 gene encoding protein RETICULATA-RELATED 1, chloroplastic-like, with protein sequence MAFAASPSLSSLAAASSSSSAASAAAVAISSSSSPSNPSRELSPRLFSPLPPKPHSLSCSRPQAPRATTGDGSGAAGDRGSGSGGNSGKGGGGGSGSGGGDDDDDYEEAEFGPLLGFDEVLRLAAARGVSLPADMMEAAKDAGIREVLLLRYFDLQAGPWPLAAMIRAFSMLRNRMLADPSFLFKVGTEVVIDSCCATFAEVQKRGEDFWAEFELYAADLLVGVVVDIALVGLLAPYVRFGKASASTGPFGRFNRMAGSLPSSVFEAERPGCRFTVQQRIGTFFYKGVLYGSVGFVCGIIGQGIANMIMTAKRSVKKSDEDIPVPPLIKSAALWGVFLAVSSNTRYQIINGLERVVETSPIAKRVPPVAMAFTVGVRFANNIYGGMQFVDWARWSGVQ encoded by the exons ATGGCCTtcgccgcctccccttccctctcctccctcgccgccgcctcctcctcctcctccgcggcctccgccgccgccgtcgcgatctcctcctcctcctccccatcaaaCCCCTCTCGCGAGCTCTCACCCAGGCTATTCTCCCCACTGCCCCCCAAACCCCATTCCCTCTCCTGCTCCAGGCCACAAGCCCCACgcgccaccaccggcgacgGATCGGGCGCCGCGGGGGACCGCGGGAGCGGCTCCGGAGGAAACAGCGGcaagggtggaggcggcggcagcggcagcggcggcggcgacgacgacgacgactacgagGAGGCCGAGTTCGGGCCCCTGCTCGGGTTCGATGAGGTGCTGCGCCTCGCCGCGGCACGCGGCGTCTCGCTCCCGGCCGACATGATGGAGGCGGCCAAGGATGCTGGCATCCGGGAAGTCCTGTTGCTCCGCTACTTCGATCTGCAG GCAGGGCCATGGCCTCTAGCCGCGATGATCCGGGCATTCTCGATGCTCCGCAACCGAATGCTAGCCGACCCATCATTCCTCTTCAAAGTTGGAACAGAG GTTGTGATTGACTCGTGCTGCGCCACGTTTGCGGAGGTGCAGAAGAGGGGGGAGGATTTCTGGGCGGAGTTTGAGCTGTACGCCGCAGACCTTCTAGTGGGAGTGGTAGTTGATATTGCACTTGTGGGGCTGTTGGCTCCGTACGTGAGATTTGGAAAGGCATCTGCTTCGACTGGTCCTTTTGGGAGATTCAACAGGATGGCTGGATCTTTGCCAAGCAG TGTTTTTGAAGCTGAAAGGCCAGGCTGCAGATTCACAGTTCAGCAAAGAATTGGAACATTCTTTTATAAG GGTGTCTTGTATGGCTCGGTTGGATTTGTATGTGGTATCATTGGTCAAGGAATTGCCAATATGATAATGACTGCCAAGAG gagtgTCAAAAAATCAGATGAGGATATCCCTGTCCCTCCACTAATTAAAAGTGCTGCTCTATGGG gtgtgttccttgCTGTATCATCTAATACGCGCTATCAGATCATCAATGGTCTGGAGCGAGTAGTTGAGACATCACCTATTGCGAAACGTGTGCCACCTGTTGCAATGGCTTTCACTGTTGGTGTCCGTTTTGCCAACAATATCTATGGTGGGATGCAGTTCGTTGATTGGGCACGATGGAGTGGTGTTCAATAA